From Peromyscus maniculatus bairdii isolate BWxNUB_F1_BW_parent chromosome 8, HU_Pman_BW_mat_3.1, whole genome shotgun sequence, a single genomic window includes:
- the LOC143266942 gene encoding schlafen family member 2-like has product MRPALQTKQLGNLSAPGKEIQLEIAKAAGGMAVTLDLETDCAQLVLDVGALTLGEKNRKKMKSRHLRKQENENISQAVCALLNSGGGVIKVQIENEDYNLTRDGLGLDLEASLCQCLPFVNWHLDVTEDGGYVYIFVKSWSLDVFGLPIGTLRTNLYTRSMSSSVEVNAAAALEFLQDLKETGGRSCVGPELPAHRVCPGVEEESHVEDLAAAVFNKTQFQHQEDFPFSRSTFVEVTLLSGKQLQKRIKELIPRHVSAFANTDGGYLFIGLDGNEQQIIGFEAERSDLEHLESEIDKCIQQLPVTHFCEEQQKIKYTCKFIPVHRPGAVCSYVCALRVERFCCAVFSAEPDSWHVEDSCVKRFTTEEWVKIMMDGQPGSSTIGE; this is encoded by the coding sequence GAAAGAAATTCAGCTTGAAATTGCAAAGGCTGCTGGAGGAATGGCCGTCACTCTTGATCTGGAAACAGACTGTGCTCAACTGGTTCTAGATGTCGGAGCTCTCACACTCGGGgagaagaatagaaagaaaatgaagagccgTCACCTCAGAAAACAGGAGAATGAAAACATCTCTCAAGCTGTGTGTGCTCTCCTGAACTCTGGAGGTGGGGTGATCAAGGTTCAAATTGAAAATGAAGATTATAACCTCACCAGGGATGGACTGGGACTGGATTTGGAAGCCTCTCTTTGTCAATGTCTGCCATTTGTTAACTGGCACTTAGACGTCACGGAGGATGGAGGCTATGTTTATATCTTTGTAAAATCGTGGAGCCTGGACGTCTTTGGGCTCCCGATTGGCACCCTGAGAACCAATTTGTACACCAGAAGCATGTCATCCTCGGTTGAAGtgaatgctgctgctgctctcgAGTTCCTCCAAGACCTGAAAGAAACTGGAGGGCGATCCTGTGTGGGACCAGAGCTGCCTGCACACAGAGTCTGCCCTGGAGTAGAAGAAGAGAGTCACGTGGAGGACCTGGCTGCTGCAGTTTTTAACAAGACACAATTTCAGCACCAGGAAGACTTCCCCTTCTCCAGATCCACCTTTGTTGAAGTTACATTGCTTTCAGGGAAACAGCTGCAGAAGCGCATTAAAGAGCTCATCCCTCGACATGTTTCTGCATTTGCCAACACTGACGGGGGATATTTGTTCATTGGTTTGGATGGGAACGAACAGCAAATCATTGGTTTTGAAGCAGAGAGGAGCGATCTTGAACATCTAGAGAGTGAAATAGACAAATGCATCCAACAGCTGCCTGTCACTCACTTCTGTGAGGAGCAGCAGAAGATAAAGTACACATGCAAATTCATCCCAGTCCACAGACCTGGAGctgtgtgttcctatgtctgtgcACTCAGAGTGGAGAGATTCTGCTGTGCTGTGTTCTCTGCAGAGCCCGATTCCTGGCACGTGGAAGACAGCTGTGTGAAGAGGTTTACCACAGAGGAatgggtcaagatcatgatggatgGCCAACCAGGCTCTAGCACCATTGGTGAATGA
- the LOC102916589 gene encoding schlafen family member 1-like gives MNITVDPESTSAKLVLNVGEVTLGKESRKKMETRHRIQQNTNILRAVCALLNSRGGKVKAHIENEGYDITQHGIGEDLDTSFMSILPLVQNCLEFKQEGCSLTIHVESRSLIISDLHPITIATNLYMRKGASCVKMNLRTALQFFKDIDDPRVRSPINPRLLDERPGENMQEELHVQEQAAAFFDQTELTKMTEFSFSESKNVEYKSFETNKLVQRVKEVLPLTVSAFANTDGGYLFIGLDEKTKQITGFKADENKLRELKCEIERCIQQLPVTHFCEEKQEIKYTCKFIPVSKSEDECSYVCALRVERFCCAVFAAEPDSWHVEDSCVKRFTTEEWVKVLMESMPGSGREISN, from the coding sequence atgaacatcacTGTTGATCCAGAAAGTACCTCTGCTAAACTGGTTCTAAATGTAGGAGAAGTCACTCTCGggaaagaaagtaggaagaaaaTGGAGACTAGGCATAGGATACAACAGAATACAAACATTTTAAGGGCTGTGTGTGCTCTGCTGAATTCTAGAGGGGGCAAGGTCAAGGCTCATATTGAAAATGAAGGCTATGACATCACCCAACATGGAATAGGAGAAGATTTGGATACTTCTTTTATGAGTATTCTGCCACTTGTTCAGAACTGCCTAGAATTCAAGCAGGAAGGATGCTCTCTTACTATCCATGTGGAATCAAGGAGTCTGATTATCTCTGATTTACACCCTATCACCATTGCCACCAATTTGTACATGAGAAAGGGGGCCTCCTGTGTTAAAATGAACTTGCGTACTGCTCTGCAATTCTTCAAAGACATAGACGACCCTAGAGTAAGATCTCCAATAAACCCAAGGTTGCTGGATGAAAGGCCTGGTGAGAACATGCAAGAAGAACTCCATGTGCAAGAGCAGGCTGCTGCTTTTTTTGACCAGACAGAACTCACAAAAATGACAGAATTCTCCTTTAGTGAATCCAAAAACGTTGAATATAAATCATTTGAAACAAATAAGTTGGTACAACGAGTTAAAGAGGTTCTCCCTCTAACTGTTTCTGCATTTGCCAACACTGATGGAGGATATTTGTTCATTGGTTTGgatgaaaaaacaaagcaaattacTGGTTTtaaagcagatgagaacaaactTAGGGAGCTAAAGTGTGAAATAGAAAGGTGCATCCAACAGCTTCCTGTCACTCACTTCtgtgaggagaagcaggagataAAGTACACATGCAAATTTATCCCAGTCAGCAAATCAGAAGATGAGTGTTCCTATGTCTGTGCACTCAGAGTGGAGAGATTCTGCTGTGCTGTGTTCGCTGCAGAGCCCGATTCCTGGCATGTTGAAGACAGCTGTGTGAAGAGGTTTACCACAGAGGAATGGGTCAAGGTCCTGATGGAAAGCATGCCAGGGTCAGGAAGGGAAATTAGCAATTAG